In a single window of the Mauremys reevesii isolate NIE-2019 linkage group 3, ASM1616193v1, whole genome shotgun sequence genome:
- the YPEL5 gene encoding protein yippee-like 5 isoform X1, with amino-acid sequence MGRIFLDHIGGTRLFSCANCDTILTNRSELISTRFTGATGRAFLFNKVVNLQYSEVQDRVMLTGRHMVRDVSCKNCNSKLGWIYEFATEDSQRYKEGRVILERALVRESEGFEEHVPSDNS; translated from the exons ATGGGCAGAATTTTCCTGGACCATATTGGTGGCACTCGTCTGTTCTCCTGTGCAAACTGTGATACAATCCTGACCAACCGCTCTGAGCTCATATCAACTCGCTTTACAGGGGCCACAGGAAGAGCCTTCCTTTTTAATAAG GTGGTAAATCTGCAATATAGTGAAGTTCAAGATCGGGTCATGCTCACTGGCCGCCACATGGTTCGAGACGTGAGCTGCAAGAACTGCAACAGCAAACTGGGTTGGATCTATGAATTTGCCACTGAAGACAGCCAGCGCTACAAGGAAGGCCGTGTTATCCTGGAAAGAGCTTTGGTCCGAGAGAGTGAGGGATTTGAAGAGCATGTTCCGTCCGATAATTCCTGA
- the YPEL5 gene encoding protein yippee-like 5 isoform X2 → MWLLWYAPLLLTGMTVSAGGPWEDFRVVGNGAETVSRLLEQYLVNKCKELSMICCPVLCIAELLLCSQLTEAVDPDKAPLHRS, encoded by the exons ATGTGGCTCCTGTGGTATGCACCACTTCTCCTCACGGGAATGACAGTGAGTGCTGGAGGGCCATGGGAAG ATTTCAGAGTGGTTGGAAATGGTGCTGAGACAGTATCCAGACTGCTGGAACAATATCTGGTAAA CAAATGTAAAGAGCTGAGTATGATCTGCTGTCCAGTACTGTGTATTGCTGAGTTGCTGCTGTGTTCTCAACTGACTGAAGCTGTTGACCCTGACAAAGCTCCACTCCATAG GTCTTGA